One genomic segment of Corynebacterium durum includes these proteins:
- the rpsH gene encoding 30S ribosomal protein S8 encodes MTMTDPIADMLSRVRNANNAHHDTVSMPSSKLKVNIATILKQEGYIADFAVEDARVGKTLTIELKYGPSRERSISGIRRVSKPGLRIYAKSTNLPRVLGGLGVAIISTSQGLLTDRQATEKGVGGEVLAYVW; translated from the coding sequence ATGACCATGACTGATCCTATTGCCGACATGTTGTCACGCGTGCGCAACGCAAACAATGCGCACCATGACACCGTGTCCATGCCCTCTTCTAAGCTGAAGGTGAATATCGCCACCATTTTGAAGCAAGAGGGTTATATTGCTGACTTCGCCGTTGAGGATGCCAGGGTTGGCAAGACCCTCACGATTGAACTGAAGTACGGCCCGAGCCGTGAGCGTTCCATCTCCGGTATTCGTCGCGTGTCCAAGCCGGGTCTGCGCATCTACGCTAAGTCCACCAACCTGCCGCGCGTGTTGGGTGGTCTGGGTGTGGCTATCATTTCCACCTCCCAGGGGCTGCTCACCGATCGTCAGGCTACCGAGAAGGGTGTAGGCGGAGAAGTTCTCGCCTACGTCTGGTAA
- the rplF gene encoding 50S ribosomal protein L6, translated as MSRIGKNPVSIPSGVEAKIDGQHVEVKGPKGTLSLDVPEPITVVLEGSEIKVSRPDDNRRSRALHGLSRSLINNMVIGVSEGYTIKMEIFGVGYRVQAKGKGLEFSLGYSHTIPIEPPEGVTFAVDGTTKFSISGIDKQKVGQIAANIRRLRKDDPYKGKGIRYEGEQIRRKVGKTGK; from the coding sequence ATGTCGCGTATTGGTAAGAACCCAGTCTCCATCCCGTCTGGCGTGGAGGCAAAGATTGATGGCCAGCATGTTGAGGTGAAGGGACCCAAGGGAACGCTGTCTCTGGATGTGCCGGAACCCATCACTGTTGTTCTTGAGGGTAGCGAGATTAAGGTTTCTCGTCCTGATGACAACCGCAGGAGCCGCGCGCTGCACGGTCTGTCCCGTTCCTTGATCAATAACATGGTTATTGGCGTGTCTGAGGGCTACACCATCAAGATGGAAATCTTTGGTGTTGGTTACCGTGTTCAGGCTAAAGGCAAGGGCCTTGAGTTTTCTCTCGGCTACAGCCACACCATCCCGATTGAGCCGCCGGAGGGTGTCACCTTCGCGGTTGACGGCACCACCAAGTTCTCCATTTCGGGTATTGATAAGCAGAAGGTCGGCCAGATCGCCGCTAACATTCGTCGTCTGCGGAAGGATGATCCCTACAAGGGTAAAGGCATCCGCTACGAGGGTGAGCAGATCCGCCGCAAGGTCGGAAAGACGGGTAAGTAA
- the rplR gene encoding 50S ribosomal protein L18 encodes MSNTAEEKRVKRTPIGKDISTRRREARIRRHNRLRNHLRGTAERPRLAVFRSSRHMHAQIIDDTIGHTLVAASTVEPELRAFEGEKKAKAAEVGKLIAKRAKEAGIENVVFDRGGFKYHGRIAALADAAREGGLKF; translated from the coding sequence ATGAGCAACACTGCAGAAGAAAAGCGCGTCAAGCGCACCCCCATCGGCAAGGACATTTCCACCCGTCGTCGCGAGGCGCGTATTCGCCGCCACAATCGTCTGCGGAACCACCTTCGTGGTACCGCCGAGCGCCCCCGTTTGGCAGTGTTCCGCAGCTCCCGCCACATGCACGCCCAGATCATCGACGACACCATCGGTCACACTTTGGTCGCAGCGTCCACCGTTGAGCCTGAGCTGCGCGCATTTGAGGGCGAGAAGAAGGCTAAGGCTGCTGAAGTGGGCAAGCTCATTGCGAAGCGCGCCAAGGAAGCCGGCATCGAGAACGTTGTTTTCGACCGTGGTGGCTTCAAATACCACGGCCGCATCGCCGCACTGGCTGATGCCGCTCGTGAAGGTGGTCTGAAGTTCTAA
- the rpsE gene encoding 30S ribosomal protein S5, with protein sequence MPGRERRDGGRSADNNNENRNERRGRGRDDRRNQQQDERSQYIERVVTINRVSKVVKGGRRFSFTALVIVGDGQGMVGVGYGKAKEVPAAIQKGAEEARKNFFHVPMVGGTITHPVQGEAAAGIVMMRPAAPGTGVIAGGAARPVLECAGVQDILCKSLGSDNAINVVHATVDGLKQLVRPEEVAARRGKSIEEVAPARMLRARAGQEA encoded by the coding sequence ATGCCGGGACGTGAACGGCGTGACGGCGGACGCTCCGCCGACAACAACAACGAAAACCGTAACGAGCGCCGTGGCCGTGGCCGCGACGATCGTCGTAACCAACAGCAGGATGAGCGCTCGCAGTACATTGAGCGCGTTGTCACCATCAACCGTGTGTCCAAGGTTGTGAAGGGTGGTCGTCGCTTCAGCTTCACCGCCCTCGTGATCGTCGGCGACGGCCAGGGCATGGTTGGTGTTGGCTACGGTAAGGCCAAGGAAGTTCCCGCTGCTATCCAGAAGGGTGCAGAAGAAGCACGCAAGAACTTCTTCCATGTCCCTATGGTTGGTGGCACCATCACCCACCCTGTGCAGGGCGAAGCTGCCGCTGGCATCGTGATGATGCGTCCGGCCGCTCCCGGTACTGGTGTTATCGCTGGTGGTGCTGCTCGTCCGGTGCTGGAATGCGCTGGCGTGCAGGACATTCTGTGTAAGTCCCTTGGCTCCGATAATGCTATCAACGTTGTCCACGCAACTGTGGACGGCCTGAAGCAGCTGGTTCGCCCTGAAGAGGTTGCCGCTCGTCGTGGCAAGTCCATTGAAGAGGTTGCTCCGGCTCGTATGCTGCGCGCTCGCGCAGGGCAGGAGGCTTAA
- the rpmD gene encoding 50S ribosomal protein L30 — protein sequence MALKITQVKGTVGARHYQKESLRCLGLRRIHQSVVRPDNSQVRGWINVVRHLVDVEEVAGE from the coding sequence ATGGCTCTGAAGATTACTCAAGTTAAGGGCACCGTTGGTGCACGGCACTACCAGAAGGAATCGCTACGCTGCCTCGGACTGAGGCGCATCCATCAAAGCGTTGTCCGCCCCGACAATTCTCAGGTGCGCGGCTGGATCAACGTGGTGCGTCACTTGGTCGACGTTGAAGAAGTAGCGGGGGAGTAG
- the rplO gene encoding 50S ribosomal protein L15 yields MSEPIKLHDLRPAPGANKAKTRVGRGEASKGKTAGRGTKGTKARKQVSAAFEGGQMPIHMRLPKLKGFKPHNKVVFQVVNVSDLEKAFPNGGDVTIADIVAAGLVRKKQPVKVLGNGEISVKLNVSANKFSGSAKEKIEAAGGTVTEV; encoded by the coding sequence ATGAGCGAACCCATTAAGCTCCATGATCTGCGCCCTGCCCCGGGTGCAAACAAGGCCAAGACCCGTGTTGGTCGCGGTGAAGCCTCTAAGGGTAAGACCGCTGGTCGTGGTACCAAGGGTACGAAGGCCCGCAAGCAGGTTTCGGCCGCTTTTGAGGGTGGCCAGATGCCAATTCACATGCGTCTGCCCAAGCTCAAGGGCTTCAAACCGCACAACAAGGTTGTTTTCCAGGTTGTTAACGTTTCTGACCTGGAAAAGGCTTTCCCGAATGGTGGTGACGTCACCATTGCCGACATCGTTGCCGCTGGTCTGGTTCGTAAGAAGCAGCCGGTGAAGGTGCTTGGCAACGGTGAGATCAGCGTCAAGCTGAACGTTTCCGCCAACAAGTTCTCCGGCTCCGCCAAGGAGAAGATCGAAGCCGCTGGCGGTACCGTCACTGAGGTGTAA
- a CDS encoding TetR/AcrR family transcriptional regulator, producing the protein MKRFSQQDWLDAGLSALSEGGVGAVTIDALCRRVGKTKGSFYSHFPTMSDFIRQLGERWRQTNTDMLIDASERAKPEERRAVLNQLAMSLDHGLEREFRRLAAGDHVAAKILCDVDDRRIEFLAESYRATGVFNDDDALALARVEYAMFLGYQNHMEDRHDEFADSYQRFLRIIGL; encoded by the coding sequence ATGAAGCGATTTTCTCAACAGGATTGGTTGGATGCTGGGTTAAGCGCGTTATCTGAGGGCGGCGTAGGGGCTGTGACGATTGATGCGCTGTGTCGCCGGGTGGGAAAGACCAAAGGATCGTTTTATTCGCACTTTCCCACAATGAGCGACTTTATCCGGCAGTTGGGGGAACGATGGCGGCAAACCAACACGGATATGTTGATTGACGCGAGCGAAAGGGCGAAGCCGGAGGAGCGCCGTGCCGTGCTGAATCAGCTGGCCATGTCCTTGGACCATGGCTTGGAGCGAGAGTTTCGTAGGTTGGCGGCGGGCGACCATGTCGCGGCTAAAATCCTGTGCGATGTGGATGATCGACGGATCGAGTTTCTGGCAGAGTCTTACCGGGCCACGGGTGTATTCAATGACGATGATGCGCTGGCCCTGGCGAGGGTTGAGTATGCGATGTTTCTGGGGTATCAGAATCACATGGAGGACCGTCACGACGAGTTCGCTGACAGCTATCAACGTTTCCTTCGCATCATTGGGTTGTAG
- the secY gene encoding preprotein translocase subunit SecY has translation MSAILSAFKDVDLRKKILFTIAMIILYRIGAQIPSPGINYASISGRLRELTQDQSSVYSLINLFSGGALLQLSIFAIGIMPYITASIIVQLLTVVIPHFEELKKEGQSGQTKMTQYTRYLTVGLALLQASGIVALADRGQLLGGGVEVLKHDRNIFDLVVLVLSMTAGAVLVMWIGEMMTEKGIGNGMSLLIFAGIATRLPTDGVSILTRSGGVVFAAVMAAVVVLVVGVVFIEQGQRRIPVQYAKRMVGRRQYGGTSTYLPLKVNQAGVIPVIFASSLIYVPVLITQIVQSGSTQPSDNWWQRNVIQYLQTPSSWQYIVLYFVLIIFFSYFYVSVQYDPNEQADNMKKYGGFIPGIRPGRPTAQYLGYVMNRLLFVGALYLGVIAVLPNIMLELGVSASSSSSTPFGGTAILILVSVALTTVKQIESQLLQSNYEGFLK, from the coding sequence GTGTCCGCCATTCTTTCGGCTTTTAAGGACGTAGACCTGCGCAAGAAGATCTTGTTTACCATTGCAATGATCATCTTGTACCGTATCGGTGCGCAGATTCCGTCCCCAGGCATCAACTATGCGTCGATTAGTGGGCGTTTGCGGGAGCTGACGCAGGATCAGTCCAGCGTGTACTCGCTCATTAACCTCTTCTCGGGTGGTGCGCTACTGCAGCTATCTATCTTCGCCATCGGCATTATGCCTTACATCACGGCGTCGATTATTGTGCAGCTGCTGACGGTGGTTATTCCGCACTTTGAGGAGCTGAAGAAGGAAGGCCAGTCCGGACAGACAAAGATGACGCAGTACACGCGTTACCTCACTGTTGGGCTGGCGCTGCTTCAAGCCTCCGGCATTGTCGCCCTAGCTGACCGTGGCCAGCTTCTCGGTGGCGGTGTTGAGGTGCTCAAACACGACCGCAACATTTTCGACCTCGTCGTGTTGGTTCTGTCCATGACCGCTGGTGCCGTGCTGGTGATGTGGATCGGTGAGATGATGACGGAAAAGGGCATCGGCAACGGCATGTCACTGTTGATCTTCGCCGGTATTGCCACTCGTCTCCCCACCGACGGCGTTTCCATCCTGACCAGAAGTGGTGGCGTTGTGTTTGCGGCCGTCATGGCTGCTGTGGTTGTCCTCGTTGTGGGGGTGGTCTTCATTGAGCAGGGGCAGCGTCGGATTCCTGTGCAGTACGCGAAACGCATGGTCGGCCGCCGTCAGTATGGTGGTACCTCCACCTATCTGCCGTTGAAGGTGAACCAGGCTGGCGTTATCCCCGTGATCTTCGCCTCCTCGCTGATTTATGTTCCCGTGTTGATCACACAGATCGTGCAGTCCGGCTCGACACAGCCGAGCGATAACTGGTGGCAGCGTAACGTGATCCAGTACCTTCAGACCCCATCGTCCTGGCAGTACATTGTCCTGTACTTTGTGCTGATCATCTTCTTCTCGTACTTCTACGTGTCAGTGCAGTACGACCCGAACGAGCAGGCCGACAACATGAAGAAATATGGTGGGTTCATTCCAGGCATTCGCCCCGGTCGTCCCACTGCTCAATACCTGGGCTACGTGATGAACCGACTGCTGTTCGTTGGTGCCCTTTACCTGGGTGTCATCGCCGTGTTGCCGAACATCATGCTGGAACTTGGTGTGAGCGCTTCCAGCTCCAGCTCTACCCCCTTCGGTGGTACTGCAATTTTGATTCTGGTATCTGTTGCTTTGACGACAGTCAAACAAATTGAAAGTCAGCTTCTGCAAAGCAACTACGAAGGATTCCTCAAATGA
- a CDS encoding adenylate kinase: MRLVLLGPPGAGKGTQAAILSDKLGVPHISTGDLFRANIGEGTPLGVEAKQYIDAGKLVPTDVTARMVASRLAEADTANGFLLDGFPRTVEQAELLKDILADAGVSLDGVVEFRVSEDVVVERMLARGRADDNEETIRTRLGVYRDETAPLIEYYGDRLITINAEGSVEDINARTLEALETVGK; this comes from the coding sequence ATGAGACTCGTGCTTCTCGGCCCACCTGGTGCTGGAAAAGGTACACAGGCAGCCATTCTTTCCGACAAGCTTGGGGTGCCACACATTTCCACTGGTGACCTTTTCCGGGCAAACATTGGCGAAGGCACCCCGCTAGGGGTGGAGGCCAAACAGTACATTGACGCTGGCAAGCTTGTGCCCACCGACGTGACCGCACGTATGGTGGCATCGCGGTTGGCGGAGGCAGACACAGCCAATGGCTTCTTGCTTGATGGTTTTCCTCGTACCGTTGAACAGGCCGAACTTCTCAAAGACATTCTTGCCGATGCTGGAGTGTCACTGGATGGCGTTGTGGAGTTCCGCGTATCTGAGGACGTTGTGGTGGAGCGCATGCTTGCCCGTGGCCGCGCGGATGACAATGAGGAGACGATTCGTACTCGGTTGGGCGTGTACCGTGATGAGACTGCGCCTTTGATCGAGTACTACGGTGATCGCCTTATCACCATCAATGCAGAAGGGAGTGTTGAAGACATCAACGCTCGTACTCTTGAGGCACTTGAGACAGTGGGGAAGTAA
- the map gene encoding type I methionyl aminopeptidase — protein MGFRSKRKKIAAKTPGELDAMQAAGEIVGRALQAVKAAAGPGVSTAELDAVAEQTIRDAGAIPTFQGYQGFPASICASVNDVIVHGIPSAATVLAEGDLVSIDCGATFNGWVGDSAWTFGIGEVADDVDKLNKATEWVLMEGMKAMVPDNRLTDVSHALEVATRQAENKFGVTLGIVEGYGGHGIGRTMHEDPYLANEGKSGRGPIIQEGSVLAIEPMLTLGTTRSEVKEDGWTVVTLDGSWASHWEHTVAATAGGPRILTPRRSSLS, from the coding sequence ATGGGGTTCAGGTCGAAGCGAAAAAAGATTGCGGCAAAAACACCTGGAGAGCTGGATGCGATGCAGGCTGCTGGGGAGATCGTTGGTCGTGCTTTGCAAGCTGTGAAGGCTGCGGCGGGGCCAGGGGTGTCCACTGCGGAGCTGGATGCCGTCGCTGAGCAGACTATTCGCGATGCCGGGGCGATTCCTACGTTCCAGGGCTATCAGGGCTTCCCTGCGTCGATTTGTGCGAGCGTCAACGATGTCATCGTCCATGGCATTCCCAGCGCCGCCACGGTGCTCGCAGAGGGAGATCTGGTCTCCATTGACTGCGGTGCCACCTTTAATGGTTGGGTGGGAGACTCGGCCTGGACGTTTGGCATCGGCGAGGTAGCTGACGACGTCGACAAGCTCAATAAAGCCACTGAATGGGTGTTGATGGAGGGGATGAAGGCGATGGTTCCCGACAACCGGCTTACCGACGTCTCGCACGCGCTGGAGGTCGCGACACGCCAGGCTGAGAATAAATTTGGGGTGACATTGGGCATCGTAGAGGGGTACGGGGGGCACGGAATTGGGCGCACCATGCACGAGGATCCGTACCTTGCTAACGAAGGAAAAAGTGGACGTGGCCCCATCATCCAGGAGGGGTCGGTTTTGGCCATTGAACCTATGCTGACCTTGGGTACTACCCGTTCAGAGGTGAAAGAAGACGGGTGGACTGTGGTTACGCTTGACGGGTCGTGGGCATCACATTGGGAACACACTGTTGCGGCTACTGCGGGGGGACCGCGGATCCTGACTCCGCGACGTTCGTCACTAAGCTAA
- a CDS encoding L,D-transpeptidase, whose amino-acid sequence MSYKLRYAKLRGVARFAAAVVASGVAVAGLLSPATAAAQPAVGSSEATRQGAWDTRNSLNSQAGTLPPDAAQAVQGAVDGAVNGMFPGLIQEREAAIRAENERRAAAEAQSSAPQSSDFDRGPCPATARACVDLAGQRTWLQKDGNVEYGPVTMSSGAQGWETPRGTHKVTRKVKDEISREFHNAPMPYSVYFTNTGVAFHAGRVDWLSHGCIHLNHDDAVTYFNSLKPGDVVFVY is encoded by the coding sequence ATGTCTTATAAACTTCGTTACGCCAAGCTTCGTGGTGTTGCACGGTTCGCAGCCGCCGTCGTCGCTTCTGGCGTCGCAGTCGCCGGGTTGCTGAGCCCGGCCACCGCAGCTGCCCAGCCTGCTGTCGGTTCCAGCGAGGCAACACGCCAGGGCGCATGGGACACCCGTAATTCCCTTAACTCCCAGGCAGGTACACTGCCCCCAGACGCTGCACAAGCCGTGCAAGGTGCCGTTGACGGTGCGGTGAATGGCATGTTCCCGGGCTTGATTCAGGAACGTGAAGCGGCCATCCGTGCGGAAAACGAGCGGCGTGCAGCTGCGGAAGCCCAAAGCTCCGCCCCGCAGTCTTCCGACTTCGACCGTGGACCCTGCCCAGCCACTGCTCGCGCCTGCGTTGACCTTGCAGGTCAGCGCACATGGCTGCAGAAAGACGGCAACGTTGAATACGGCCCAGTCACCATGTCTAGCGGTGCTCAGGGTTGGGAGACCCCCCGCGGCACCCATAAGGTGACCCGCAAGGTCAAGGACGAAATTAGCCGCGAGTTCCACAACGCACCGATGCCATACTCGGTGTACTTCACCAACACTGGTGTTGCTTTCCACGCTGGTCGTGTGGACTGGTTGTCGCACGGCTGCATCCACCTGAACCACGATGATGCCGTCACGTACTTCAACTCCTTGAAGCCCGGCGACGTTGTCTTTGTGTACTAG
- the infA gene encoding translation initiation factor IF-1, producing MAKKEGAIEVEGRIIEPLPNAMFRVELDNGHKVLAHISGKMRQHYIRILPEDRVVVELSPYDLTRGRIVYRYK from the coding sequence ATGGCTAAAAAGGAAGGCGCTATTGAGGTTGAGGGTCGCATCATTGAACCCTTGCCAAACGCAATGTTCCGTGTCGAGCTTGATAACGGACACAAAGTTCTTGCACACATCAGTGGCAAGATGCGCCAACACTACATCCGTATCCTGCCCGAGGACCGAGTTGTTGTGGAGCTGTCTCCCTACGATTTGACCCGTGGCCGCATCGTCTACCGATACAAGTAA
- the rpsM gene encoding 30S ribosomal protein S13 yields the protein MARLAGVDLPRNKRMEVALTYIYGIGPARAAQLLKETGISPDLRTDNLTDEQLSSLRDVIEATWKVEGDLRRQVQADIRRKIEIGCYQGLRHRRGLPVRGQRTKTNARTRKGPKKTIAGKKK from the coding sequence ATGGCACGCCTTGCTGGAGTTGACCTTCCGCGCAATAAGCGCATGGAGGTTGCTCTCACCTACATCTACGGCATCGGCCCCGCCCGTGCCGCGCAGTTGCTGAAAGAAACCGGCATTTCTCCTGACCTGCGTACCGATAATCTGACCGACGAGCAGTTGTCCTCTCTGCGTGACGTCATTGAAGCTACTTGGAAGGTTGAGGGTGACCTCCGCCGCCAGGTTCAGGCTGATATTCGTCGCAAGATTGAGATCGGCTGTTACCAGGGCCTGCGTCACCGTCGTGGCCTGCCTGTTCGTGGCCAGCGCACCAAGACCAACGCTCGTACGCGTAAGGGTCCGAAGAAGACGATCGCAGGAAAGAAGAAGTAA
- the rpsK gene encoding 30S ribosomal protein S11, whose protein sequence is MPPKARSGARRSGRRVVKKNVAHGAAYIKSTFNNTIVSITDPSGAVISWASSGHVGFKGSRKSTPFAAQMAAENAARKAMEHGMKKVDVYVKGPGSGRETAIRSLQAAGLEVNSISDVTPQPFNGCRPPKRRRV, encoded by the coding sequence ATGCCTCCTAAAGCACGCTCTGGCGCGCGCCGTTCTGGCCGCCGCGTCGTCAAAAAGAATGTGGCCCATGGTGCCGCATACATCAAGTCCACCTTCAACAACACCATCGTGTCCATCACGGACCCGAGTGGTGCTGTGATCTCCTGGGCATCCTCCGGCCATGTTGGTTTCAAGGGTTCCCGTAAGTCCACTCCGTTCGCCGCACAGATGGCCGCTGAAAATGCTGCCCGCAAGGCAATGGAGCACGGCATGAAGAAGGTTGACGTGTACGTTAAGGGCCCGGGTTCGGGCCGTGAGACCGCTATCCGTTCCCTCCAGGCTGCCGGCCTTGAGGTTAACTCGATCTCCGACGTGACTCCGCAGCCGTTCAACGGTTGCCGTCCGCCGAAGCGTCGTCGCGTCTAG
- the rpsD gene encoding 30S ribosomal protein S4, whose amino-acid sequence MARYTGPATRKSRRLRVDLVGGSKSFEKRPYPPGQAGRARIKESEYLLQLQEKQKARFTYGVMEKQFRRYYAEANRLPGKTGDNLVILLESRLDNVVYRAGLARTRRQARQLVSHGHFTVNGKKVNVPSFQVSQYDIIDVREKSRKMLWFEEAQENLVDAIVPAWLQVVPSTLRILVHQLPERAQIDVPLQEQLIVEFYSK is encoded by the coding sequence ATGGCTCGTTATACCGGCCCCGCAACCCGTAAGTCCCGCCGCCTCCGCGTCGATCTTGTTGGCGGAAGCAAGTCTTTTGAGAAGCGCCCTTACCCTCCGGGACAGGCAGGTCGCGCTCGCATCAAGGAATCCGAGTACCTGCTGCAGCTCCAGGAGAAGCAGAAGGCTCGTTTCACCTACGGTGTGATGGAGAAGCAGTTCCGTCGCTACTACGCTGAGGCTAACCGCCTTCCCGGCAAGACCGGTGACAACCTGGTTATCCTGCTGGAATCCCGTCTGGATAACGTTGTGTACCGTGCTGGTCTGGCTCGTACCCGCCGTCAGGCTCGTCAGCTGGTTTCTCATGGTCACTTCACCGTGAACGGCAAGAAGGTTAACGTTCCTTCCTTCCAGGTTTCCCAGTACGACATCATTGATGTTCGCGAGAAGTCCCGGAAGATGCTGTGGTTCGAAGAGGCTCAGGAGAACCTCGTTGACGCCATTGTTCCGGCCTGGCTTCAGGTCGTCCCGTCCACCCTGCGCATCCTCGTGCATCAGCTGCCCGAGCGCGCTCAGATCGACGTTCCGCTGCAAGAGCAGCTCATCGTCGAGTTCTACTCGAAGTAA
- a CDS encoding DNA-directed RNA polymerase subunit alpha, which produces MLISQRPILREEYVDTARSRFIIEPLEPGFGYTLGNSLRRTLLSSIPGAAVTSVKIEGALHEFTTINGVKEDLSEIILNIKGLVLSSDSDEPVVMYLRKEGPGVVTAADIQPPAGVEVHNPDMHIATLNDTGVLEIEMVVERGRGYVPASMSVTNGEIGRIPVDQIYSPVLKVSYKVEATRVEQRTDFDKLIIDVETKNSISARDALASAGKTLVELFGLARELNVAAEGIEVGPSPVETEHIASYSMPIEDLNFSVRSYNCLKRQEIHTVGELAECTESDLLDIRNFGQKSINEVKIKLAGLGLTLKDAPEDFDPSTIEGYDAETGDFIDFDAEDTE; this is translated from the coding sequence ATGCTCATTTCCCAGCGTCCCATCCTTCGCGAGGAATACGTCGATACCGCTCGTTCCCGGTTCATCATTGAGCCGCTGGAGCCCGGCTTCGGCTACACCCTCGGAAACTCGCTGCGTCGTACCCTGTTGTCGTCCATTCCTGGTGCGGCTGTGACCAGCGTGAAGATTGAGGGTGCCCTGCATGAGTTCACCACCATCAATGGGGTAAAAGAGGATCTTTCAGAGATCATCCTGAACATCAAGGGCTTGGTGCTTTCGTCTGACTCCGATGAGCCGGTTGTGATGTACCTCCGCAAGGAAGGTCCTGGTGTTGTCACCGCTGCTGATATCCAGCCCCCGGCTGGTGTCGAGGTGCACAACCCGGACATGCACATTGCAACCCTGAACGATACTGGCGTGTTGGAAATCGAGATGGTTGTGGAGCGTGGCCGTGGCTATGTTCCCGCATCAATGAGCGTCACCAATGGCGAAATCGGCCGCATTCCTGTGGACCAGATTTACTCCCCGGTGCTCAAGGTCAGTTACAAGGTCGAGGCTACTCGTGTTGAGCAGCGCACCGACTTTGACAAGCTCATCATTGATGTAGAAACCAAGAATTCAATCTCCGCCCGTGACGCCCTCGCTTCCGCAGGTAAAACCCTGGTTGAACTGTTCGGCCTCGCACGCGAGCTGAACGTTGCCGCTGAAGGTATTGAGGTCGGCCCGTCTCCCGTGGAGACCGAGCACATTGCCTCCTACAGCATGCCGATTGAGGATCTGAACTTCTCGGTTCGTTCCTACAATTGCCTGAAGCGGCAGGAAATCCACACCGTTGGTGAACTCGCCGAGTGCACCGAGTCGGACCTGCTGGATATTCGTAACTTTGGTCAGAAGTCCATCAACGAAGTCAAGATCAAGCTCGCTGGTTTGGGCTTGACGCTGAAGGACGCCCCTGAGGACTTCGATCCCTCCACCATTGAGGGATACGACGCCGAGACCGGCGACTTCATTGACTTCGACGCTGAAGATACCGAGTAG
- the rplQ gene encoding 50S ribosomal protein L17 gives MPKPKKGPRLGGSASHQAAILSNLAAQLFEHGAIKTTDAKARMLRPYAEKLITKAKKGTLADRRNALKLVPNKPVIAHLFNELAPKFEGREGGYTRIIKLENRKGDNAPMSQISLVLEETVTTEATRATRAAASRAAAKKAKKAAVAEDTAADKAAAEEATEEK, from the coding sequence ATGCCAAAACCCAAGAAGGGCCCGCGGCTCGGCGGTTCGGCTTCGCACCAGGCGGCTATTCTGTCCAACCTGGCCGCGCAGCTGTTCGAGCACGGTGCCATCAAAACCACCGACGCTAAAGCTAGGATGCTGCGTCCTTACGCTGAAAAGCTGATCACCAAGGCCAAGAAAGGCACCCTGGCTGATCGCCGTAACGCTTTGAAGCTGGTCCCAAACAAGCCGGTCATTGCTCACCTGTTTAATGAACTCGCTCCGAAGTTTGAAGGCCGTGAGGGTGGCTACACCCGCATCATCAAGCTGGAAAACCGCAAGGGTGACAACGCTCCGATGTCCCAGATTTCCCTGGTTCTTGAGGAGACGGTGACCACCGAAGCCACTCGCGCTACCCGTGCCGCTGCGTCCCGGGCTGCCGCGAAGAAGGCCAAAAAGGCTGCTGTTGCTGAGGACACCGCAGCTGACAAGGCTGCCGCAGAAGAAGCCACCGAGGAGAAGTAA